A stretch of bacterium DNA encodes these proteins:
- a CDS encoding metallophosphoesterase family protein, producing the protein MKFGIVSDIHGNLEALEAVVRLLREHGARQFICCGDIVGYGPDPNRCVEVVRNLGCTCVAGNHDLAATGSVSTDRFNSAAASAVMWTRPLLSEENRLYLDSLPLTVRNDSLFIVHASPSAPDVWKYVLTTRDAACEMEYCPGPVCIVGHSHVPMVVERLPGKPVRHVRQDEFTLRPGATYFINAGSVGQPRDGDPRACGLLYDSDGPSMTRYRVTYDIAAVQDKMHSAGLPESLASRLESGR; encoded by the coding sequence GTGAAGTTCGGTATCGTTTCGGACATACACGGTAACCTGGAAGCACTTGAGGCGGTCGTACGGCTGCTTCGGGAGCACGGTGCGAGGCAATTCATATGCTGCGGGGACATTGTCGGGTACGGGCCCGACCCCAACCGCTGCGTCGAGGTCGTTCGTAACCTGGGCTGCACGTGTGTTGCCGGCAACCACGACCTGGCAGCAACCGGCAGTGTATCGACCGACCGCTTCAATTCTGCCGCGGCCAGCGCTGTGATGTGGACGCGACCGCTCCTTTCAGAGGAGAATCGGCTCTATCTCGACAGCCTTCCGCTTACTGTCCGGAACGACTCGCTGTTCATCGTCCATGCGTCGCCTTCCGCGCCTGACGTGTGGAAATACGTTCTCACCACGCGCGATGCGGCGTGCGAGATGGAATACTGCCCCGGACCGGTGTGCATCGTCGGTCATTCGCACGTGCCGATGGTGGTTGAGCGCCTGCCCGGAAAACCGGTGCGGCATGTGCGGCAGGATGAGTTTACTCTCCGGCCGGGAGCAACGTACTTCATCAACGCCGGCAGCGTGGGCCAGCCCCGCGACGGCGACCCGCGTGCATGCGGGCTGCTGTATGACAGTGATGGTCCGAGCATGACGCGATATCGCGTGACGTACGACATCGCGGCGGTCCAGGACAAGATGCACTCGGCCGGTCTACCCGAATCCCTCGCCTCCCGTCTCGAATCCGGCCGCTGA
- a CDS encoding YncE family protein gives MRTGPWFVLAVLALTGPAAFVGCRSTAPSNRYPDTVRATIPTTDGHPQNLVCPSNTGRVYVTGGWDDAVYVIRTSDSVVADTLRLGNCPTHIGCSPNGKYVYVGSFDDVDSSAPRRLYSIRTSDNAIVDSVDLIGVPHGIACLPNGASIYVSLDDPTNKVAVIRASDLSVIANIPVGTEPRGLVALPNSRFVYVACTYSDSVYVIRTADNTVVGKIGVGSAPHRLAVLPTGDYVYLSRYDYAPVMVIRTSDNTVVDSIVVSDGRPCGLAALPNGRYVYVTNRDADCVDIIRTSDDSVVATVGVGSTPYDAASLPDGSGVYVANRDDNSVTFVGY, from the coding sequence GTGCGAACCGGTCCCTGGTTCGTGCTGGCAGTGTTGGCACTGACAGGCCCCGCGGCGTTTGTCGGCTGCCGTTCGACCGCGCCCAGCAACAGGTATCCGGATACGGTCCGCGCAACAATTCCGACGACGGACGGCCACCCCCAGAATCTCGTTTGCCCATCCAACACCGGACGGGTATACGTGACGGGCGGTTGGGATGATGCCGTCTATGTCATACGGACCTCGGACAGCGTGGTTGCGGATACGCTGCGCCTGGGGAACTGCCCCACGCACATCGGTTGCAGCCCCAACGGCAAGTACGTCTACGTCGGGAGCTTCGACGACGTCGACTCCAGCGCGCCGCGCCGTCTGTATTCGATTCGCACTTCCGACAATGCCATTGTGGACAGCGTCGACCTCATCGGTGTGCCGCACGGCATCGCCTGCCTGCCGAACGGCGCGTCCATCTATGTGTCGTTGGACGACCCGACCAACAAGGTGGCGGTCATCCGTGCCTCGGACTTGTCAGTCATCGCCAACATCCCGGTCGGCACAGAACCACGCGGCCTCGTCGCCCTGCCCAACAGCCGGTTCGTCTACGTGGCCTGCACGTATTCTGACTCCGTGTACGTCATCCGGACCGCGGACAACACGGTTGTCGGGAAGATAGGCGTCGGCAGCGCCCCTCACCGGCTGGCGGTTCTGCCGACCGGCGACTATGTCTACCTAAGCCGGTACGACTACGCGCCGGTCATGGTGATACGCACGTCGGACAATACTGTGGTGGACAGCATCGTCGTGTCCGACGGGCGTCCGTGCGGCCTCGCCGCTTTGCCCAACGGGCGCTACGTCTACGTTACAAACCGGGACGCCGATTGCGTGGACATCATCCGGACATCGGATGATTCGGTCGTCGCGACAGTGGGCGTCGGCAGCACGCCTTACGACGCGGCCAGCCTGCCTGACGGTTCCGGTGTCTACGTCGCCAATCGCGATGACAACTCGGTCACATTCGTCGGGTACTAG
- a CDS encoding S8 family serine peptidase: MRQRVLFVVVAAVAMTFAWPDYNRPVVRSKDIADHVAGQVIIQLSQSQRGLVRLTKSAGVALFGIPALDELSRKWHVDDAEPLLVSLHPTDIQRKYGLDLQYIVQFGANQDIAPVMADYKALAEVELACPNNVRHFCDAPNDPNYASQWHLQKIGAPWAWTIAKGETTVLNAPLDNGVDLDHPDIKANLWINDSEDINHNHQFDTLWSPDGDLDGVDQDADNFFDDVVGYDFMGGDPIPQCDSGDDHGTHCWGISNAVTNNGIGVAGAAWNSRTIAVRCGHGTGVYTAPVIQALSYLTQHNIWAVSMSFGDTGAGAYNAAESVACQAAWDAGAVLFGAAGNDYARVKGYPACYPHVENVAASDQSDKKTDFSNYGPWVDITAPGLNIYSTVPRLEGSYALMSGTSMATPLVAGVASWMKSWNPSLTNQQALDMMHVACDTMPDSLFRAGELGAGRVSMANLVLPIYWCDLKLTSWRFNDASGNNNGRPDPGETVSLIVTYHNTTGYRTATGVFATLACSDTNVKITRDTARFVDIPGGDSANCSTDSFVITVPASVPPQKLGFYVTAHATPNPTYPLTIFTVKCGEPHVLIVDDDKGAGYQSYYTGACDSNFVLYDTFSVLNSGSPTAETLKHYPVVVWFCGNDSTSTLTSTDEANLKSYLDNGGNLLLAGQNIAQDVAGDSFLTNYLHAQFVTPATGQVYVIGKAGDPITSHGPSAQDTMVLGGGGGANNSTSADGIRPLGGAVGCGTYKGYSDTTVQAVIRYSGSYKVVLFSCAFEAIDHQVSRYLQKWTLMRRILLYFGEGIPPAVAQQTRQPEVKPYVLKVSPSPTRGRATVEFIAPISGLIELKTFATNGRLVQSQTRNATMGQRLSFTLDGAKLPTGTYLVQVKTPAGLYAQKIAVLK; encoded by the coding sequence ATGCGTCAGAGAGTACTTTTCGTCGTAGTCGCCGCGGTAGCGATGACTTTCGCATGGCCGGACTACAATCGCCCGGTCGTCAGGAGCAAGGACATCGCCGACCATGTGGCCGGCCAGGTTATCATCCAGCTCAGCCAGTCCCAGCGTGGCCTGGTCAGACTGACCAAGTCCGCCGGCGTCGCGCTCTTCGGCATCCCGGCGCTCGATGAATTGAGCCGCAAGTGGCACGTCGATGATGCCGAGCCGCTGTTGGTAAGTCTCCACCCGACCGACATCCAGCGGAAATACGGCCTCGACCTTCAGTACATTGTCCAGTTCGGCGCCAACCAGGATATCGCACCGGTGATGGCGGACTACAAAGCTCTGGCCGAGGTCGAGCTTGCCTGTCCGAACAACGTCAGGCATTTCTGTGACGCTCCCAATGACCCGAACTACGCGAGCCAGTGGCACCTGCAGAAGATCGGTGCGCCATGGGCCTGGACCATCGCCAAAGGCGAAACGACCGTGCTGAACGCGCCGCTCGACAACGGCGTCGATCTCGACCACCCGGACATCAAAGCCAACCTCTGGATCAACGATTCCGAAGACATCAACCACAACCACCAGTTCGACACCCTCTGGTCCCCGGACGGCGACCTTGACGGCGTTGACCAGGATGCCGACAACTTCTTCGACGATGTGGTCGGGTACGACTTCATGGGCGGCGACCCGATACCGCAGTGCGATTCCGGCGACGACCACGGCACCCACTGCTGGGGCATTTCCAATGCCGTGACCAACAACGGTATCGGTGTGGCCGGCGCCGCCTGGAACAGCCGCACGATCGCCGTGCGCTGCGGCCACGGCACCGGCGTCTACACGGCCCCCGTCATCCAGGCCTTGAGCTACCTGACGCAACACAACATCTGGGCCGTATCGATGAGCTTCGGAGACACAGGGGCCGGGGCCTATAATGCGGCGGAGTCAGTCGCCTGTCAGGCTGCCTGGGACGCCGGCGCGGTCCTGTTCGGTGCCGCGGGCAACGACTACGCACGCGTAAAGGGCTACCCGGCCTGCTATCCGCACGTCGAGAACGTGGCGGCGTCCGACCAGTCCGACAAGAAGACGGACTTCTCCAACTATGGCCCGTGGGTTGACATCACGGCCCCGGGCCTGAACATCTATTCGACCGTGCCCAGACTCGAGGGCAGCTACGCCCTGATGAGCGGCACGTCCATGGCCACGCCGCTCGTCGCCGGCGTCGCCTCCTGGATGAAGTCATGGAACCCGTCTCTGACCAACCAGCAGGCACTGGACATGATGCACGTCGCCTGCGACACGATGCCGGACTCGCTCTTCCGCGCCGGCGAGCTCGGGGCCGGCCGCGTGAGTATGGCCAACCTCGTCCTGCCGATCTACTGGTGCGACCTGAAGCTCACATCGTGGCGGTTCAACGATGCCTCGGGCAACAACAACGGCCGGCCGGACCCGGGCGAGACCGTTTCGCTCATCGTCACCTACCACAATACCACCGGCTACCGTACCGCCACCGGCGTTTTCGCCACACTCGCCTGTTCCGATACCAACGTCAAGATCACCAGGGACACGGCCCGGTTCGTTGATATCCCCGGCGGCGACAGCGCCAACTGCTCGACCGATTCCTTTGTCATTACCGTGCCGGCCTCGGTTCCTCCGCAGAAACTCGGCTTCTACGTGACCGCGCACGCCACCCCGAACCCGACCTATCCTCTGACTATTTTCACCGTCAAGTGCGGCGAGCCGCACGTGCTCATCGTCGACGACGACAAGGGCGCAGGCTACCAGTCGTACTACACTGGCGCCTGCGACTCCAACTTCGTGCTCTACGACACCTTTTCGGTCCTGAATTCGGGCTCGCCCACGGCCGAAACGCTGAAGCACTATCCGGTCGTGGTCTGGTTCTGCGGTAACGATTCGACCAGCACCCTCACGTCAACCGACGAGGCAAACCTGAAGAGCTATCTGGACAACGGCGGCAACCTGCTCCTCGCCGGCCAGAACATCGCGCAGGACGTCGCCGGCGACTCCTTCCTCACCAACTACCTCCATGCCCAATTCGTGACTCCCGCGACCGGCCAGGTCTACGTGATCGGCAAAGCGGGTGACCCGATTACCAGCCACGGCCCGAGCGCTCAGGACACAATGGTGCTCGGCGGAGGCGGCGGAGCGAACAACTCCACGTCGGCCGACGGCATCCGGCCGCTCGGCGGAGCCGTCGGTTGCGGCACCTACAAGGGCTACTCGGACACAACGGTTCAAGCCGTCATCCGCTACTCCGGTTCGTACAAGGTGGTCCTCTTCTCCTGCGCGTTCGAAGCGATAGACCACCAGGTGTCGCGCTACCTGCAGAAATGGACTCTCATGCGGCGGATACTCCTCTACTTCGGTGAGGGAATCCCGCCGGCCGTAGCGCAGCAAACACGGCAACCCGAGGTCAAGCCTTATGTTCTGAAGGTCAGCCCGAGCCCAACGCGCGGCAGGGCAACGGTCGAGTTCATCGCGCCGATCTCGGGTCTGATCGAGCTCAAGACCTTCGCGACCAACGGGCGACTGGTCCAAAGCCAGACTCGTAATGCCACCATGGGCCAGCGCCTGAGCTTCACGCTCGACGGCGCGAAGCTGCCAACCGGCACGTACCTTGTTCAGGTGAAGACGCCGGCCGGTCTCTACGCCCAGAAGATCGCGGTGCTGAAGTAA
- a CDS encoding T9SS type A sorting domain-containing protein, whose product MRNLLCLVLIAPLLALAAGKTQLSPTTDVVRVPTFLGGNLTPASPAQVVHGGAHVPARALVGTIDTIGGTTFDWWANGPIWRMIVNSPGHGVHVTWMYCNDDTGQTFPSRRMYYNFYDYSVHAWNWLGQDFMADDGIPVFPASLRTGYGNIAADSSGAAVVSCHRRALDTHLSPRVARDAGSGLGIFSYCDSVVFGSNIGWPPLDVGGTDLGTVHIFPIESTYVLEYSHSHLSDSWPHFSAPVFGFDPNPGFPTQNIAASKVSNKVALTWVIELGVGSGPQDGYVDFSTDGGKTWGGPTKIDTPSAYAADSARTSFDITSIFPYYDRHDRFHIVADLLPCPATDTIHVIPAEIWHYCPDNTPHWSLISVATTSTWPTGVTMGYNAAMACRPSIGEDSHGNLFVTWEQFDSLNYEPTTNRMRADIFASASSDNGLTWAPAAKLTDAGSYSMRFPSVIDYAIKGDANSDTMAVIYEEDSIAGFYVAASGSTAEGAASHNPVVVQKIPVFGGIAEQPSVAPVRLDAAAKPNPFEIRTRISYSLPRTGDVSLVVYDVAGRPVQTLASGHRQAGRYTATWDARNVAAGVYFCTLTNGKASTTRKLMLTR is encoded by the coding sequence ATGCGTAACTTGCTGTGCTTGGTTCTGATCGCACCCTTGCTGGCGCTGGCCGCAGGCAAGACCCAACTGTCGCCGACGACGGATGTCGTGCGGGTGCCGACCTTTCTCGGTGGAAACCTGACGCCGGCGTCTCCGGCGCAGGTTGTCCACGGCGGGGCGCACGTCCCCGCGCGGGCTCTCGTCGGCACCATTGACACCATCGGTGGCACGACCTTTGACTGGTGGGCCAATGGTCCGATCTGGAGAATGATCGTGAACTCGCCGGGACACGGAGTGCACGTGACCTGGATGTACTGCAACGACGACACCGGCCAGACCTTCCCGAGCCGGCGCATGTACTACAACTTCTACGATTACTCCGTCCATGCCTGGAACTGGCTTGGCCAGGACTTCATGGCTGACGACGGCATCCCGGTGTTCCCGGCCAGTCTTCGCACGGGCTACGGCAATATAGCCGCCGATTCGTCCGGGGCGGCAGTTGTCAGTTGCCATCGTAGGGCTCTCGATACCCACTTGAGCCCACGGGTCGCCAGGGACGCGGGCTCGGGTCTCGGTATCTTCAGCTACTGCGACTCCGTGGTCTTCGGCTCGAACATCGGGTGGCCGCCGCTTGACGTAGGCGGCACCGACCTCGGAACCGTCCACATCTTCCCAATCGAAAGCACGTACGTGTTGGAGTACAGCCACTCCCACCTGTCTGATAGCTGGCCGCATTTTTCCGCTCCGGTGTTTGGCTTTGACCCCAATCCCGGCTTCCCGACCCAGAACATCGCGGCCTCGAAAGTATCGAACAAGGTCGCACTAACCTGGGTTATCGAGCTAGGTGTGGGGTCAGGACCCCAGGACGGCTATGTCGACTTCAGCACTGATGGCGGCAAGACCTGGGGCGGCCCGACCAAGATAGATACCCCCTCTGCCTATGCCGCCGACTCGGCGAGGACGAGCTTCGATATCACGTCGATCTTCCCGTACTATGACCGGCATGACCGGTTCCACATAGTGGCCGACCTCCTGCCGTGCCCCGCTACCGACACAATTCACGTAATCCCGGCGGAGATATGGCACTACTGCCCGGACAATACCCCGCACTGGAGCCTGATCAGCGTCGCGACCACCAGCACGTGGCCTACCGGCGTCACTATGGGCTACAACGCCGCGATGGCCTGCCGCCCCAGCATCGGCGAGGATAGTCACGGCAACCTGTTCGTTACGTGGGAGCAGTTCGACTCGCTGAACTACGAGCCGACAACCAATCGCATGCGCGCCGACATCTTCGCATCGGCCTCAAGCGACAACGGCCTCACCTGGGCGCCGGCGGCCAAGCTGACCGATGCCGGTTCGTACTCGATGCGATTTCCGTCGGTCATCGACTACGCGATCAAGGGCGACGCGAATTCGGATACCATGGCGGTCATCTATGAGGAAGACTCCATCGCCGGCTTCTACGTGGCGGCTTCCGGGTCGACAGCCGAAGGCGCGGCGTCGCACAACCCGGTCGTGGTCCAAAAGATTCCTGTATTCGGGGGAATCGCTGAGCAACCGAGTGTAGCGCCGGTAAGGCTCGATGCGGCCGCAAAGCCGAACCCGTTCGAAATCCGGACGCGGATATCCTATTCGCTACCACGAACAGGAGACGTGTCGCTGGTCGTCTACGACGTGGCCGGGCGTCCGGTCCAGACTCTGGCTTCAGGACACCGCCAAGCCGGCCGCTACACGGCGACGTGGGACGCGAGGAATGTCGCTGCCGGCGTCTACTTCTGCACGCTGACCAACGGCAAGGCGTCGACCACCAGGAAGCTCATGCTCACACGCTGA
- a CDS encoding flavodoxin family protein: MKVLLVNGSPHAKGCTYTALEEVARALNSDGIETEVFQVGTRPVSGCLGCYVCRETGRCKISDGVNEFLDMAESADGFVFGSPVHFAAAGGAITSFMDRVFFAGMRSRSRPFYLKPAAAVVSARRAGTTATLDQLNKYFTISQMPVISSRYWNMVHGFTPEDVKKDLEGLQTMRVLGRNMAWFLKCKRAGSKAGIPFPEREEPVSTNFIRD, from the coding sequence ATGAAGGTACTGCTCGTGAATGGCAGCCCACACGCCAAGGGGTGCACATACACTGCCTTGGAAGAAGTAGCCCGGGCGCTAAATTCGGACGGCATCGAGACCGAGGTATTCCAGGTTGGGACCAGGCCTGTCTCGGGTTGTCTCGGCTGCTATGTCTGCCGGGAGACCGGGCGTTGCAAGATCTCTGACGGAGTCAATGAGTTTCTCGACATGGCGGAAAGCGCCGACGGGTTCGTATTCGGTTCGCCCGTGCACTTCGCGGCCGCAGGAGGTGCCATCACGTCTTTCATGGACCGCGTCTTCTTCGCCGGGATGCGCTCACGGAGCCGACCTTTCTATCTGAAGCCGGCCGCGGCGGTTGTCTCGGCCAGAAGGGCGGGAACGACAGCGACGCTCGACCAACTGAACAAGTACTTCACGATATCGCAGATGCCGGTCATCTCGTCCAGGTACTGGAACATGGTTCACGGCTTCACGCCCGAGGATGTGAAAAAAGACCTGGAGGGATTGCAGACGATGCGCGTGTTGGGAAGGAACATGGCGTGGTTCCTGAAGTGCAAGAGGGCCGGCAGCAAGGCCGGTATCCCGTTCCCTGAACGGGAGGAGCCCGTGTCCACGAACTTCATCCGCGACTGA
- a CDS encoding YncE family protein, whose protein sequence is MNVRPARGPYNRSALAHNRAACPMAVLLAICCCLSAASGQSVETTIYLPGMVNPGCLAYDSANNTIYVGGDGTCVLAIDGATNQKIAWIPAGSNVGAICYNPTNNRVYCANCWDSTVTVIDGATNGVIATVITGSNPLALCYNPANNKIYCANNGSNNVTVIDGATNGVVATVPAGNTPWAICYNPQNNRVYCANSDFLGNVTVIDGATNGVVATVATGSFPQALCYNPTNNRVYSANMGSDNVTVIDGATNGVIATVASGRFPGAFCYNPTNNKVYCVNRGGVSVTVIDGATDSVIATTGAGSGPNALCYDATNNNVYCANLGDTTVTVIDGVTNGVIATVAAGNGPYALCYNPTNYKVYSANRYGNNVTVIDGATNGVITTVAAGRFPRALCYNPTDNRVYCANDSSANVTVIDGAADSIITTVTAGSNPHALCHNPANNKVYSANKGSSNVTVIDGATNAVIATVITGSNPLALCYNSANDKVYCANEGSDNVTVIDGATNGVIVTVTAGSNPLALCYNPANNKVYCANEGSGGVTVIDGATNGVIANVMTGSNPLALCYNPTDNKVYCANGGSGNVAVIDGAANTVIATVAAGTNPCALGYNPTNNKVYCANDSSGNVTVIDGATNAVVATVITGSNPLALCYNPTINKVYCANGGSNGVTVIDGATDGVGVTIGVGGYPIDLAWNPAQSRMYVANYYGSTISVLRNSHPGIEESPKPQVACSKPLPTVIRGVLLLPKATSRKPHAASLLDISGRKVMDLRPGPNDVRALAPGVYFVRTAQTQTQVQAQAIRKVVLTR, encoded by the coding sequence GTGAACGTCCGTCCCGCCCGTGGTCCGTACAACCGAAGCGCCCTTGCCCACAACCGGGCCGCGTGCCCCATGGCCGTGCTGTTGGCCATTTGCTGCTGTCTGTCGGCGGCCAGCGGACAATCCGTGGAAACCACCATCTACCTACCCGGAATGGTAAACCCGGGGTGCCTGGCGTACGACTCGGCCAACAACACCATCTATGTCGGCGGCGATGGCACCTGTGTGCTCGCGATTGATGGGGCTACGAACCAGAAGATTGCCTGGATCCCAGCCGGGTCGAATGTGGGGGCCATCTGCTACAACCCGACGAACAACAGGGTCTACTGCGCGAACTGCTGGGACTCCACGGTGACGGTGATAGACGGCGCGACCAACGGGGTCATCGCCACCGTGATAACAGGCAGCAACCCTCTTGCCCTCTGTTACAACCCGGCCAACAACAAGATCTACTGCGCGAACAACGGGAGCAACAACGTGACCGTGATTGACGGCGCGACCAACGGTGTCGTCGCGACCGTGCCCGCAGGCAACACGCCTTGGGCTATCTGCTACAATCCTCAGAACAACAGAGTCTACTGCGCGAACTCCGATTTCCTTGGCAACGTTACAGTAATTGACGGCGCGACTAATGGGGTCGTCGCGACCGTGGCCACAGGCAGCTTTCCTCAGGCCCTCTGTTACAACCCGACCAACAACAGGGTCTACAGCGCGAACATGGGGAGCGACAACGTGACCGTGATTGACGGGGCGACCAACGGCGTTATCGCTACCGTGGCCTCAGGCCGTTTCCCAGGGGCATTCTGCTACAACCCGACCAACAACAAGGTCTACTGCGTGAATAGGGGAGGCGTAAGCGTGACCGTGATTGACGGCGCGACCGACAGCGTCATCGCGACCACGGGCGCAGGCAGCGGACCGAACGCCCTCTGCTACGACGCGACCAACAACAATGTCTACTGCGCGAACTTGGGCGACACCACTGTGACCGTGATTGACGGTGTGACTAACGGGGTCATCGCGACCGTGGCCGCAGGCAACGGACCGTACGCCCTCTGCTACAACCCAACCAACTACAAGGTCTACAGCGCGAATCGGTACGGCAACAACGTGACCGTGATTGACGGGGCGACCAACGGCGTTATCACGACCGTGGCCGCAGGCCGCTTCCCTCGGGCACTCTGCTACAACCCGACCGACAATAGGGTCTACTGCGCGAACGATAGCAGCGCCAACGTGACCGTGATTGACGGCGCTGCCGACAGCATCATCACCACCGTTACTGCAGGTAGCAACCCTCATGCCCTCTGCCATAACCCGGCCAACAACAAGGTCTACTCCGCGAACAAGGGCAGCAGCAACGTGACCGTGATTGACGGCGCGACCAACGCGGTCATCGCCACCGTGATAACAGGTAGCAACCCTCTTGCCCTCTGTTACAACTCGGCCAACGACAAGGTCTACTGCGCGAACGAGGGCAGCGACAACGTGACCGTGATTGACGGTGCGACGAACGGGGTCATTGTCACAGTGACTGCAGGTAGCAACCCTCTTGCCCTCTGCTACAATCCGGCCAACAACAAGGTCTACTGCGCGAACGAGGGCAGCGGCGGCGTGACCGTGATTGACGGCGCGACCAACGGGGTCATTGCCAACGTGATGACAGGTAGCAACCCTCTTGCCCTCTGCTACAACCCGACCGACAACAAGGTCTACTGCGCGAACGGTGGCAGCGGCAACGTAGCCGTGATTGACGGCGCGGCCAACACGGTCATCGCGACCGTGGCCGCAGGCACTAACCCTTGCGCTCTCGGCTACAATCCGACCAACAACAAGGTATACTGCGCCAACGATAGTAGTGGCAACGTGACCGTGATAGACGGCGCGACAAATGCGGTCGTCGCCACCGTGATAACAGGTAGCAACCCTCTTGCTCTCTGCTACAACCCGACCATCAACAAGGTCTACTGCGCGAACGGTGGCAGCAACGGCGTGACCGTGATAGACGGCGCGACCGACGGCGTTGGCGTGACCATCGGGGTCGGCGGGTACCCGATTGATCTAGCCTGGAACCCGGCCCAGAGCCGGATGTATGTCGCGAACTACTATGGCTCCACCATCTCAGTCTTGCGCAATTCGCACCCGGGAATCGAGGAGAGCCCCAAGCCGCAGGTCGCATGCTCCAAGCCGTTGCCGACCGTCATCCGCGGCGTGCTGCTCCTGCCGAAAGCCACAAGCCGCAAGCCGCACGCTGCAAGCTTGCTCGACATCAGCGGCAGGAAGGTGATGGACCTGCGGCCGGGCCCGAATGATGTGCGGGCGCTGGCGCCGGGCGTGTACTTCGTGAGGACAGCCCAAACCCAGACTCAAGTCCAAGCCCAAGCCATCCGCAAGGTCGTCCTGACGCGCTAG
- the ribH gene encoding 6,7-dimethyl-8-ribityllumazine synthase: METREFKGKLDATGRKFALVVSRFNELVGKQLLSGALDCLERHNAKAVDIFWVSGAFEIPAVALRVASMKKCDAVVALGAVIRGDTPHAEYISSEVAKGIAHVYLETGVPVAFGVITADTLEQALERAGAKSGNKGWTAALSAIEMADLEKQKLT; the protein is encoded by the coding sequence ATGGAAACCAGGGAGTTTAAGGGCAAGCTCGACGCGACCGGCCGTAAGTTCGCGCTCGTCGTGTCGCGGTTCAACGAGCTGGTGGGAAAGCAGTTGCTGTCCGGGGCGCTCGATTGCCTGGAACGGCACAATGCCAAGGCGGTTGACATTTTCTGGGTATCGGGCGCGTTCGAGATTCCGGCGGTCGCGCTGCGCGTCGCGTCTATGAAGAAGTGCGACGCCGTGGTCGCGCTGGGTGCGGTCATTCGCGGGGACACGCCGCATGCCGAGTACATCTCCTCGGAGGTGGCGAAGGGCATCGCGCACGTGTACCTCGAAACCGGCGTGCCGGTGGCCTTCGGCGTCATCACGGCCGACACGCTTGAACAGGCGCTGGAACGAGCCGGCGCCAAGTCCGGCAACAAAGGCTGGACTGCGGCTCTGTCGGCTATCGAGATGGCCGACCTTGAGAAGCAGAAGCTCACCTAG
- the nusB gene encoding transcription antitermination factor NusB, producing MLKKPWCKIILEPSNPFAMTHRRLARECALEVLYRLDLVGDEPEHTIAEILLRKNPSEEAETYLRRLVDAEQGNQQELDQVLRKHLKRWRLERLTMLDRAILRLAAAEILYFDDVPPKVSINEAVEIAKKYGDDEAGKFVNGVLDSVFRETEVSRNQA from the coding sequence GTGCTCAAGAAGCCCTGGTGCAAGATAATCCTTGAACCCTCAAATCCATTCGCGATGACCCATCGACGACTTGCCCGGGAGTGTGCACTGGAAGTGCTGTACAGGCTTGACTTGGTCGGCGACGAACCGGAGCACACGATTGCCGAGATCCTCCTGCGCAAGAATCCGTCGGAAGAGGCCGAGACCTATCTGCGCCGTTTGGTAGACGCTGAGCAGGGCAACCAGCAGGAGCTGGACCAGGTGCTGCGTAAGCACCTCAAGCGCTGGCGCTTAGAACGGCTGACCATGCTCGACCGGGCGATTCTCCGGCTGGCGGCCGCTGAGATCCTCTACTTTGACGATGTCCCGCCGAAGGTGTCCATCAACGAGGCGGTGGAGATTGCCAAGAAGTACGGGGACGACGAGGCCGGTAAGTTCGTAAACGGGGTGCTCGACAGCGTGTTCCGAGAAACCGAGGTATCCCGAAACCAGGCGTGA